From Macrobrachium nipponense isolate FS-2020 chromosome 48, ASM1510439v2, whole genome shotgun sequence, a single genomic window includes:
- the LOC135205149 gene encoding uncharacterized protein LOC135205149 has translation MSPTVFYKSPTVTNIFPTVFYMSTTVTNKSPTVFYKSTTVPKRQTLYYESITVASKSPNVFYTPPTVTNKSPTVFYKSITVFNKSPTVFYKSTTVPKSRKLSSTSR, from the coding sequence ATGTCCCCAACTGTCTTCTACAAATCTCCAACAGTCACTAACATTTTTCCAACTGTCTTCTACATGTCGACAACAGTCACTAACAAGTCTCCAACTGTCTTCTACAAGTCGACAACAGTCCCAAAAAGACAAACTCTCTACTACGAGTCGATAACTGTCGCCAGCAAGTCCCCAAATGTCTTCTACACACCTCCAACAGTCACTAACAAGTCTCCAACTGTCTTCTACAAGTCAATAACTGTCTTCAACAAGTCCCCAACTGTCTTCTACAAGTCGACAACAGTCCCAAAAAGTCGGAAACTGTCTTCTACAAGTCGATAA